The following coding sequences lie in one Vigna angularis mitochondrial DNA, complete sequence genomic window:
- the cox3 gene encoding cytochrome c oxidase subunit 3: MIESQRHSYHLVDPSPWPISGSLGALATTVGGVMYMHSFQGGATLLSLGLIFILYTMFVWWRDVLRESTLEGHHTKVVQLGPRYGSIPFIVSEVMFLFAFFRASSHSSLAPTVEIGGIWPPLGIWVLDPWEIPFLNTPILLSSGAAVTWAHHAILAGKEKRAVYALVATVSLALVFTGFQGMEYYQAPFTISDSIYGSTFFLATGFHGFHVIIGTLFLIICGIRQYLGHLTKEHHVGFEAAAWYWHFVDVVRLFLFVSIYWWGGI; the protein is encoded by the coding sequence ATGATTGAATCTCAGAGGCATTCTTATCATTTGGTAGATCCAAGTCCATGGCCTATTTCGGGTTCACTCGGAGCTTTGGCAACCACCGTAGGAGGTGTGATGTACATGCACTCATTTCAAGGGGGTGCAACACTTCTCAGTTTGGGCCTAATATTTATCCTATATACCATGTTTGTATGGTGGCGCGATGTTCTACGTGAATCCACGTTGGAAGGACATCATACCAAAGTCGTACAATTAGGACCTCGATATGGTTCTATTCCGTTCATCGTATCGGAGGTTATGTTCCTTTTTGCTTTTTTTCGGGCTTCTTCTCATTCTTCTTTGGCACCTACGGTAGAGATCGGAGGTATTTGGCCCCCTTTAGGGATTTGGGTTTTAGATCCTTGGGAAATCCCTTTTCTTAATACCCCTATTCTCCTTTCATCCGGAGCAGCCGTAACTTGGGCTCATCATGCTATACTCGCGGGGAAGGAAAAACGAGCAGTTTACGCTTTAGTAGCTACCGTTTCACTGGCTCTAGTATTCACTGGCTTTCAAGGAATGGAATATTATCAAGCACCCTTCACTATTTCGGATAGTATTTATGGTTCTACCTTTTTCTTAGCAACTGGCTTTCATGGTTTTCATGTGATTATAGGTACTCTTTTCTTGATCATATGTGGTATTCGCCAATATCTTGGTCATCTGACCAAGGAGCATCACGTTGGCTTTGAAGCAGCTGCGTGGTACTGGCATTTTGTAGACGTGGTTCGGTTATTCCTATTTGTCTCTATCTATTGGTGGGGAGGTATATGA